GGAAAACGTTAACAACGCCCCTATGGTAGTTATCAATGTGGTGGTAGGACGGGACTCGGCGCCCAAGTAGAAGTCGGCGATGACGAAAGACATCAAAGTCCACGCGACGTCGTCGGGGGACTTGAGAACCCAATACCGGGAACCCCCCAGAATTTTCTTTGGCCCAGAAGATCGATGGCTGCATGACCTCCCAGAGAACCTGCCCATGGTAATCACCGAAAGGATATGTACATGCTTTGTAAGACGAATCCTCATCGACACAGGAGCTGATTCTAACATTATGTTCAGAAACGTATTTGATGCTTTGGGACTTAGGGAAGCTGATCTCAAGGTCCACCGGCATGGGGTTATAAGCCTAGGGGACAATTACATAAGGCTAAACGGGGTGATTGCCCTCCCAGTTTGTGTAGGTTCGGCCAAAGGGAAGAAGTCAGTGATGGCAGAGTTCGGCGTTCTGACGGATTCCACGGCCTACAACATCATTCTAGGGAGGAAGACGGTCAATAAATTATCGGCGGTAATTTGCACCAAGCTTTTGGTCATGAAATTCGTCACGAACGACAGAGTCGTTGGATCCATCAAAGGCGATGTGGAAACAGCCGTCGCATGTGAAAACACTAGCCTTTCCCTAAGGAAGAAGTCGAAGAAAATGGCCAGAGTCTTCCTAGCCGACCTGGGCACGAGGCTAGACAAGAGCCCTAGGCCGGAGCCACAGGGAGACCTGGAAAAGTTCCAAGTTGGAAACTCGGAAGCAAAGTTCACCTTTGTGAACAAGAATCTCCCCCATAGTTTAAAAGAGCATCTCGTGAACACCAATAGAGCGAACGGTGACCTCTTTGGCTAGATCACGGTTGACATACTAGGAGTGGATCTAAAAGTCATGTCCCACCGACTCGCCATCAAGTCGGACGCCAAACCTGTTGCTTAGAGGCGGAGGAAGATGTCTCAAGAAAGGGCCAACGAGGTGGCCAGGCAAATGACCGGCCTGTTAGAGGCAGGGTTCATCCGAGAACTCGAATATTCCACATGGCTGTTAGATGTAGTCCTCGTCAAAAAGGCAAACGAAAAGTAGAAAATGTGTGTCGATTACTCGGACCTTAACAAAACATGTCCTAAGGACTCTTTTTCCCTGTCCAacatcgacgctctggtggatgcgGCAGCAGGATAGTGGTTCTTTAACTTCATGGATGTATACTTAGGGTATAACCAGATACTGATGCACTGCTCTGACGAGGAAAAAATGACATTTATAACGTCATCGGGAACTTACTGCTACAGGGTGATGCCTTTTGGGCTCAAAAACGCAGGGGCGACCTATCAAAGACTGATGAGCAAAGTTTTTAGCAACCTCATCGGCAAGACAGTGGAGGTCTATGTCGATGACATCTTGGTAAAAAACAGTAAGCGAAAAGACCTAGTCGGCGACTTAGAGACCGTCTTTGGGTCTCTTCGTAAGCATAACATGAGGCTTAGCACCCTTAAATGCGCCTTCACCATGGAAGCCGGAAAGTTCCTCGGCTTCATGATAATCCAGAGGGGAGTTAAAGCCAATCCTGACAAATGTGAAGCTATCCTGAGGATGACAAGCCCGAGATGCGTTAAGGATGTACAAAGATTAGCCGGAAGGCTCACGGCCCTATCTCGCTTCCTCGATGCATCGGCAGCAAAGAAGATACTCTCAGCATGCGAAGAAGCTTTCAACCATTTTAAGGAGATACTCTCAGCCCCACCAGTATTGGGCAAACCCAAAAGCGGAAAAACACTAGTCCTGTATCTAGCAGTGATGGACGAGGCCTTGGCGGCCGTCCTCATTTAAGAAGAGGATAGAATCCAGCAACCgttctacttcatcagcaaagcaatGCAAGATGCAAAGCTAAGGTACACCAAGTTGGAAAAGATGGCCTACACGCTTCTAATCGCATCTCGGAGGCTAAGGCAGTACTTCCATGGATACCGGATCGCTGTCAGAACGGATCAAGCCATTCGGCAGGTCCTACAAAAGCCTGACTTGGCAGGACAGATGATGACCTGGGCAGTTGAGCTATCCCAGTACGACCTGTAACATGAACCTAGACATGCAATCAAAGCTCAAACAATGGCTGATTTCCTAGTAGAGGTAACGGGGGGCTCTGCTGAGAACCTGGGCACACGATGAAAGCTTCACGTAGATGGAGCTTCCAACCACACGTTTGGAGGAGCAGGTATAATCCTTGAAAGCTCCATTGGGGTGATCTATGAGCAGTCCATCAAGTTCAACTTTCCGATCTCCAATAACCAGGCAGAGTAAGAGGCTCTATTAGGAGACCTACTTCTAGCAAAGGAAGTCGGGGCAACACGGGTCGAAGTAAATAGCAATTCCCAAGTCGTTACATCTCAAGTCAATGGTACCTACCAAGCCAGGGACTCTCTATTACAGAAGTATTTGGAAATGGTCAAAAAGTTAAGTGAAGATTTCGAGGAAATAGTAATACAACACATTCCCAGAGAAAGGAACGCCAGAGCTAACCTCTTATCGAAGCTGGCGAGCACAAAGCCAGGGTCCAAAAACCGGTCATTAATCCAAGGGTTGATAAGGGAACCCACGGTGACCCTGTACATAACACGAGCGGACAATAACCCTTCGTGGATTAACCCGATCATCAGCTTCTTGGAAACCGGTAAACTCCTGGACGACGACAAGGCGGCAAAGGTGATAAGAAGGGAAGCGGCCAAGTACGTGATAGTACAGGTCCAGTTGTTCAAGCGAGGGTTGAGTCAACCTCTGCTGAAGTGCCTGCGTCCTAACCAGACGGATTATGTTCTTAGGGAGGTCCACCAAGAGTGTTGCGGCCACCATATTGGGGAGAGAGCCTTGGCCCAGAAACTAGTTAGGGCCGGCTACTATTGGCCGTCAATGACGTCGGACGTCCAAGAATTCGTAAAGAGGTGCAGAAAATGCCAAGAAAATTCTAGCTTCCACAGAGCCCCAGCGGCAGAACTAAGTCTACTAATGGACCCTTGACCTTTCTGCTAGTGGGGAGTTGACTTACTGGGACCTTTTCCGGTGGGCCTTGGGCAGGTGAAATACCTAATCGTGGCCGTCGATTACTACACTAAGTGGGTCGAGGCAGAGCCGTTGGCCAGCATATATTCGGCAAATTGCTGAAAATTCTTGTGGAGGCAGGTTATCACCAGGTTTGGCATACAAGAAGTCATGGTATCAGATAACGGGACGCAGTTTTCTGACAAGAAGTTCGAAAAATTCCTCTCCAGCCTGGGGATAAAATAGAAGTTCTCGTTAGTGGAGCACCCACAAACCAACGGCCAAGTTGAAGTAGCCAACAAAGTCATCCTCCAAGGCCTCAAGAAGCGACACGACCAGAAGAAAGGGGCATGGGCAAACAAACTCGCGTCAGTCTTGTGGTCATACAGGACGACGCAACAATCCTCCACTGGGGAGGTGCCTTTCCGGCTCACTTATGGAGTTGATGTTGTCATTCCCGTGGAGATGGGGGAACCGAGCCCTCGACTACTCCTTGGGGGAGCCAATGAAGCACTGGAGAGGGACCTGGTTGACGAGACCAAGGAGTTGGCTCATTTATCAGAAACAGCATTAAAGCAAATAATAGCCCTAAGATATAACTCCAAAGTACTGAAGATGAATTTCGAAGCAGGCGATTTGGTTTTACGGCGTCATGATTTAGGCCCACTGACCCTGGGAGAAGGCAAGCTAGCGGCTAATTGGGAAGGCCCGTACAGAATAAAAGAAGTTGCTGGCAAGGGAGCTTACAAGCTGGAACGACTAAACGGGAAGGAAGTCCCCAGGACGTGGAATGCGGCGAACCTAAAAAGGTACTACCCGTGAAGTCAGCACAGGTCCTAACGGCCAGACGGGCTCCCGGTCCAGTAACATGTGTTTCTCTTTATTCTTTTCCTATTTGTGTGCCTGTCCATTTCTTGCCACTTGTCCCTTTTGATATTCGTTTACTTATTTCATTTTGCAtggatttttttcattttaacattttaattgtattaattcCGGTTTACTTTGTATGATTCGCATACCAGTTGTTTTACCTTTTTTGCACAATTGATGACACCATGGCATCTCGAGACTGATCACCCCGAGAGCCAACTAGACGATGACAACTATGCAGCGGCTATGAAAGTATATGCCATACAATTAAAACAACCAGAGATAGCCACAGATTGGCTCGACGGTTAACCATTTAAAACGAGACGGTAAATAGTTTACAAAACTACCAAAATGTTCAAAACATACAAAATAAAATGCTACAACGGCCCAAAAGAGTACAAATATTTCACAAGTTACTTCTCGGGAGATCGACAATCTCACCATCCTTAATGGTCTTGAAGGCACCAACAGCGGAGACGTCAAAGTCAGGAGCCAACAACTTCACTTGCGCCTTGATCACCTCCTCAGTAGCCCCAATGGCATTCCGAGCATGCTTCACagtctctttgttcttcttcttcagctcGGCAGCCTCAGTCTTAGCGGCACTTGCCGATGAGACGGCATCGGCAAGCTTCTTGTCTAGCTCCTCTGCCCGCCCTCGAGCAGCATTAAGCTGGCTCTCCAAAGTGAGCTCCCTCTCGGTGAGGCGAGCAACTGTCGCGTCGGACTCGTTCACCTTCACTTCGGATTCGGCCAGTTGGGTCTTCACCAATGCCACCGGCACCTTCAATTTGTCCACGGATTGGAAGGCCGCCTGGAGCTTACCCTCCAAGGTTCACACGCCAGCCAGAACGGGCTCTGCCTTCCTCGCGATTGCAGCAGCTCGAAGCAGGATACGATATTCCCACTTTTCCTGGGAAGCAAGATCCCTACCATGAAAGAACTCCTCGGTACCAGGCAGGAGCTGCGAATCAATAAAGGTCCTGGCATCGAAATTCCTTTCTATGACGGTAAGCAGCCCCTCCGGACTCGAGGTCGATTTCctctttctaggattttcgaggatGGTGACCTTGGGGCCCGCCTCCTCTTCCAGAAACTCCGGTTGGGGAGTCACCCCAGCACTTGTGCCGATCACCTCTCCTTGAGGAGGTCGAGATTGAACCTTGAGAGTTGGAAAGAGCGGAGCATCGTTGGTGCGAGTGGCGGAACTATCATCGCTATTTCCAGGAAGGAACATCGAAAACAAATTATCAAGTCCAACTTACTCGCCAGCCATGGACACTGAAACAAGGAAACATATAAGAGTTCATTAAGCAAGACATTAAGTAAGCAAACAAGTCAAACATAGGAAACCAGGAACTACGGCCAACCGACTACTCACCTATATAGCTCCTACCCATCTCACGATCTCCTATTAAGAGGTGAGGGTTGACGTTGTTCTTGCAAAAAATAGCCAACAACATGTCAGCTATGTTCTTGTTTTGTTGGGTCAACCCTTTGTACATCACCTTCGTAAAGGCATTAGAACCGGCTTCGAAGCTCAATAGGTCAGGATACGACGTTCCCTTTCTAAGGTTAGCCAGAAAGGGTGTTGGCCTTCTGTAGGCCGTACTTCAAAGTATTTTTCTTTGAAGCCGTGAAATGAATCCTCGAACACCCCGAAGATTCGCCTACCTTGGGCAGCCTGGAAGGACATGTATCTTTTTTTATGCATCCCTTCCTTCGAAGGGTTCGTCAAAAGAAAGAACCATAGAAAGACTTCCACGGAAATCGGCAGCTCTAAATACTCGCATACCATCTCAAAATACCGGAtggaagcccagctgttcgggtGAAATTGTGACGGCGCCACATCACACCGATTCAGAAGTGCCATCACAAACGGGGAGAAAGGGAGCTGAACCCCCAAGCTAGTGAACACCGACTTGTACACCCACAGCCAGTCGGCAATCCGGGGGGTGTTCAAGTTAATGTGGCATATTCGCTCTTGATCTCCGGGAACGAACACGTGGTAACGCTCCTCCTTGGGAGTCCCTTCGCAAAGTAGGTCGGAGCGACGGAACTCCTCAAGCTCCTCGAGGGTCATCTTGGAGGGCCGATCCTTTACGTCGGAGATAACCCAGATGTAACGATCTACCGGGGGCCTCGGAAGAGGATGTTgcgccatacctacagtgggggcaccactCAAAATCAGACCAAGAGGTCGGGAACTCAGAAGAAATGTAAGCTAGCACTACAACTTACTGGGCAAAAATCAAATGGCAATCTAATATCGAATGACAGATCAAAAGCAAACAATGCACCTAACATGTTACCTACTCTAGTGACTACCTAACGTAAGCTACGATGGTTCAAGAAAAAACGGACTAAAAGCAAAATGAAAGTGGCATGCATCACTAAAGCAACAACCACAGAATGAAACAGTGAAGCAGCAAAGGAATACAAAGCTCTTACAGGAAAAAGATATGCAGAAGGAAAATGATAACCAGATAATCAGCAGAGCGCCAAAAAACTCTCTCGAGAGCAATCCCAAAGGTGGAGAAGCAAGGAGAAGCAAATGCAGGAGTGAATGAAGAATAAAGGAAAGGGAAGAGAGATAGTTGTGAGGATATTGGAATGATAACCGTCGAAGATAGAAGCGCAAAAAGCCAGGGGTATAATGGTTTTCTCCCTTGGCCTTTCAAATAAGTCATAATGGCATTAAATGCCCTGCGCGAAGAACGAGGCGATGATTGACTTTCCCCAGAAGCGAACGAAGGATACTCGCGCGTAGGGGGTACGCTCCTGTCGCGGGCGGCCGACCTTTCGGAAACTATACCAAGGGGGTAGTAGAGAAAAATACGCCAGCCACGGCATCCACTCTCATGGCCGACGCATTGGGGCACTGTTCCTGCGCAGCCCATCAGACCCTGGGCCATAGATCGGGCGTTCGCCCGACCCAACAGGTCGACGAGGTTAACCAGGAAGTGACCCAAGCGGCACTCCCTCCACGTGAACATAGACAGTTAGAGCTAGACAGTTGGAGAGAAAATTTCCTGAAAAGAGGGCCTGACCCTATAAGCCCACGATAGTACAGGatatataaggggagggtcctacccctcccctaAGTACGTCACATACCTTATACCTAATCGCCACCTCTTATATGgacactgacttgagcgtcggagttcTTTTTGCAGGTGGCCCCACCTCCTCCAACTTTGCTGTGCTCATGAGGATCTCATTCCTAAGAAATCATCAGATCCGGAACTTAATACCCACCGCTCCTCAACAACCACCCAACCGACCCATTCAAGAttcgagatatatatatatatatatataaagcgtaaaaaagataaaacaaaatcattTCTCTAAAACTTCTTATAATTTGATTTTCCGATCTACTCATAATTTGGAACCATTAAATTTTATTCTGGATGATATTTTGACACTTCAATTCCTATGTTACAATTTagtttaaattattatttctcaTAAACACTGCATTTCAAATCAAATGTTCAAATAACACCGATCATATGTTTATAAAACAAGAGACAGCATCAAATCAAACATGTGTGGCCATATGTATCCTGGGCCACACGACCGTACAGCAAACGTAGAAACTCTGAAGACAACAACTTCACCATAATTATCATCAAGAAGGACGAAAAATTAAAGCACCAAAATCTTCAGAATCTAGCAACCAACGAGTTGATAAACCGACAATGATGATTGAATGAAGTGGTCCAGATTAAATTAAATGAAGTGGACACTCATTAGTTGTGGAATTAGGTTAGGTGGTCTATCAAAAAAATTGTGGTTTTAGTCTATTATTGGCTTGATCTgatctgataaaaaaaaaagtttaaatttaaactCATGATAAATTCTTTTTATCTTAAGAGGATAGATTTAGATATGGaatgaattttctcaatttttttattaattaagagagtaaaatataatattttattattaattttataaatagaataaaaagtaaatatgagagaaaaaataataaaagattagAAATCACACattatacttttaattttttttaataattaaaaagatctaTTCccatttaaacattaaaaaatataaagtttgaactctaaatttttaaaatctcattatttgtctattaaattatttcaataaataaaattttatttgtattttattagattttagattcatttaaaattttagctcaaatttttttttttatttgttaacagGCTGGTTAACAGTTTCAGGTTACATCAGACTTTTTAACACGACAACTTTAGACACGTAAACAAGCCTTTAATAAGTGATACAGATTGCATTTTCAGATACTATAAAAGCTAAGTTACAATAAAAATTATTGATGCTTTGGGAGATTAATAAAATCGCCATATGTTAGATGactaagattttttaattttttgtacgttttatatttgaactaatgCTGGCAAATTCTCCACCTTTTTAATACTAAAAAAGTGTTGACCTCTAGGATTCTCTAATAAAACGGTGGTAGTTGGTTTGAATGGTCTTAAAACTCCCTTCTAAAATCAAATGTCCCTTTATGCAACTCTAATTATTCATTTTTGTTTTATTCGTAGAGAATTATCTTCTTTactgaaaaaatttaaattatccatttttatataatttattaatcatTATTAATTGCTAACTACGTTTTAAATCAATTAAGGATATAGTAGATAGGTGTTGTTCagttttcaattcaattcaacaaAGAATAATTGATTGGTAAACTTTTTTTCTCCTCTACTCTAGCAATAATTATTTCTTTgataagataaattaaataatatagcaAATATAGAGTAACTTTTATAATCTAAATTATCATATgcaattttaagttattttgatACAAATTAAAGAGAATATTCTAGTATCTAGATCAccatcatatagttatttattttattgtctaCAATTGAGACTAATCCGTGTACGTATTTAATACTCCAACATGGTTTAATTTTAGAGCATGATTAATGTTTGATTTTaggttaattttattttgaatttcataaaatataatataatatttatatgaaACTATATGTTATAGTATCAATATTTTATGTTAtaggtattttattttttatttataaatataagatTTTTCATTATTCTAATATTtggtttaatataatttaatttaaattttatacaatATGATAAGATTTAATTGGTTTTTTACCAAAATAAAACTGTCTTTTTATAATGAAATTGATCTCATTTCATCAATTATCTCAAaaagtacaaaataaaatttgtaaattGTTCGGTAATCGGATTCCGGACAGGTCGGGTATACAGATGAAGGGGTGGATGGGTGAGGATGCCTTAGCCTTGGTCGCGCTGATTGTGGGTTTGCCGAGCTAGCGAACACTTGTGCTGGTGAATGGATGagaggggggtgtcacctgcaaagacactccgacgcctaAGTCAGAAAATGTGCAGGCGGGAAAGGTGATGTGGAAAAGTGACGTACCTCGAGGGGAGAGccaatcttccccttatatacatgtcagtagtgggccccttATGAGGACAGGCCCATATTCCTAAGGACACTGTCCTGCAGCCGCGTGTGGGTCGTACAGGACACGTGTTCGGGTCGTTTGAAAGGCGAGGAGTCGGGTCGGGCGGAGCTCGGGCCAGGGTCGACCCGTCGGGTCTCCGGGTCGGGCCGTAACATAAATGATTCACTATCTATATATGtcatatttgaaattgaaaaaacaCTTCGTTGGAgttgatataaaattattattattcttagatgaaattataaaaccacatatatatacatctctACTTTTCTTCGGAGAAATATATCAATGAAatatatataaagttataaacAACATATGATTGTGAATGGCTTTTGCCATCCAAGTAAATTATTGTGTTTCAATTATTGATATACGCAGAGGCGAAGTtaaagttttcttctttttctttaatcaATATTTTGTGACATGCCCGGTCGGCGGTCGCCATCCTTTTTTTGGTGACATGCCCGGGTAGCCATCATCTTTTTCAGTATACTATTGATtactgttatttatttattttttttgtttcacgAGACTTTTCAACTCATCCAAGAGATTTTAAGGTGTGTGTGTGAGTACAGTAGTACACACTCATGTCTGCATagaattttttgtttactttataTCAATTATGtcatgtgtatattaaaattaattactaaaattaattataaatataaaatatatattaaaatataaatataaattaaaaataaattaaattatattatacataaatatattaataactgattttaatagttaattttagtgtataaaagatatttttataaatatataaattatcaaatataaaatatatatatataatttattaggtgtcttcttttatcattttaattaagttttttgataattttataatataatattaaaatttttatgacaaaaaaatagcataaaaataatattaaaaaaatctatacAAAAGATAATTACGAAGTAAAttaaaccttaactgtttttttTTCTGTCAATTGGGTGAAATAACATGGGCATAATAGGACATTGCTGAgatgaaaatttaaatatatattaatcatgctcaaatattattaataatcagAAAAAAAAGCTCCCACcataaactatatatatacttGTATTACAAATTATTGTAGGAACGAATTATTGTTGATATGACTAAGAAATAACTTCTTGTAATAATTGAGAGCATGTAAACAAGCTATTCACAAATTCCATGATGTTTTCATAAGAACTTCCACCTCCATCACTAACTGCTTTCAGAGCCAAAGATTTCCAATGCATGGCAttattcttcatctcttttccttTCTCACACTCCATCATTTCTTTTATGCAATCCCTCAATGCTTCACTCTTCGCAATCTTTTTCTCATCAATTGGAACTCTAATTCCCACTTTCCAAACATCAACCATATACTTTGCATTTGTGATTTGATCAGAGCATTGAGGCACTACAATAGTTGGAACTCCTAAACTTAAAGTTTCCAATGTAGAGTTCCAACCACAATGTGTTACAAAACATGCCACAGATTCATGAGCTAATACTTTCAATTGGGAGCACCATGTTACTACCAAACCCTTCTCTGATTTCTTTGCAAAATCTTTTGGAAGTTTAATCTCTTCAGAGGTTCTAACAACCCACAAAAAATAATGATTACTATCTCTGAGACCATATGCTATTTCTCTCATTTGTTCCTCATCAAGAGGAACCAAGCTCCCAAATGAGACATAGACAACCGATCCATTTGGTTTATTGTGTAGCCATTCCAtgcattcttcttcactcttgaaTGCTGCAGCTCCATAATCTTCATCATCCTTAATTCGTTTGTCCAAAAATACAGAGGGAATATTTGGTCCGATGGTTCTAAATTTTGGCCAAATATTGGTAGTCCAATCTGTCAC
The sequence above is drawn from the Arachis hypogaea cultivar Tifrunner chromosome 4, arahy.Tifrunner.gnm2.J5K5, whole genome shotgun sequence genome and encodes:
- the LOC112797631 gene encoding mogroside I-E synthase-like is translated as MAIKPHCLVLSFPGQGHINPMIQLSKLLVHEGVKVTLATTCFYSKTLQNVPPYISLESISDGFYNGGLGEAGTFKAYLARFWQVGPPSLVDLIEKLAKLGNPIDCIIYDSALPWALDVAKRFGIVGASYFTQNMAVNSIYYHVQLGKIKVPLIESEISLPSMPKLQLSDMPSFFHNCDDEDLGFLGLVVGQFSNVDKADWVLCNSFYELDKEVTDWTTNIWPKFRTIGPNIPSVFLDKRIKDDEDYGAAAFKSEEECMEWLHNKPNGSVVYVSFGSLVPLDEEQMREIAYGLRDSNHYFLWVVRTSEEIKLPKDFAKKSEKGLVVTWCSQLKVLAHESVACFVTHCGWNSTLETLSLGVPTIVVPQCSDQITNAKYMVDVWKVGIRVPIDEKKIAKSEALRDCIKEMMECEKGKEMKNNAMHWKSLALKAVSDGGGSSYENIMEFVNSLFTCSQLLQEVIS